Proteins co-encoded in one Flavivirga eckloniae genomic window:
- a CDS encoding bifunctional aconitate hydratase 2/2-methylisocitrate dehydratase — protein MNYNDYVKEIEERKAQGLHPKPIDGAELLSEIITQIKDTNNAHREDSLKFFIYNTLPGTTSAAGVKAKFLKEIILGESVVKEITPTFAFEQLSHMKGGPSIGVLLDLALGDDAAIAEEAAKVLKTQVFLYEADTERLESAMKAGSPIAKEVIESYAKAEFFTKLPEVEEEIQIVTFIAGVGDISTDLLSPGADAHSRSDRELHGQSIFEHNKDMQKELLALKEQHPDKRVMLVAEKGTMGVGSSRMSGVNNVALWTGVESSPYVPFINIAPVIAGTNGISPIFLTTVGVTGGIGIDLKNWVKQKDAEGNTIVDEDGEPILKQEYSVETGTVLTINTKTKKLYNGDQELKDISAALTPQKMEFIKAGGSYAVVFGKKLQTFAAKTLGIDVPQVYATSKEISIEGQGLTAVEKIFNKNAVGSTPGKTLHAGSDVRVEVNIVGSQDTTGLMTSQELEMMAATIISPIVDGAYQSGCHTASVWDDKSKANIPKLMKFMNDFGLITARDPKGAYHAMTDVIHKVLNDITVGDWDIIIGGDSHTRMSKGVAFGADSGTVALALATGEATMPIPQSVKVTFKGNMRSYMDFRDVVHATQQQMLKQYAGENVFQGRVIEVHIGTLTSDQAFTFTDWTAEMKAKASICISEDETLIESLEIARDRIEIMIKKGMDNDKQVLQGLVDKANTRIQEVKTGIKPALRPDANAEYYAEVVIDLDEIAEPMIADPDVNNEDVSKRYTHDTIRPLSYYGGTKQVDLGFVGSCMVHKGDMKILAQMLKNIEAQQGKVEFNAPLVVAPPTYNIVDELKEEGDWEVLQKYSGFEFDDNAPKGLARTKYENMLYLERPGCNLCMGNQEKAEPGDTVMATSTRLFQGRVVKDSGEKKGESLLSSTPVVVLSTILGRTPTMEEYEKAVEGIVLTKFKPSQKQLVM, from the coding sequence ATGAACTACAACGATTACGTTAAGGAAATTGAAGAAAGAAAAGCTCAAGGGTTACACCCTAAGCCAATTGATGGTGCTGAATTATTAAGCGAGATTATCACGCAAATAAAAGATACCAATAATGCGCACCGTGAAGATTCTCTTAAATTCTTTATTTATAATACCTTGCCAGGAACCACAAGTGCTGCTGGAGTAAAGGCAAAATTTTTAAAGGAAATTATTCTTGGTGAATCGGTAGTTAAAGAAATCACACCAACCTTTGCATTTGAGCAATTATCTCATATGAAAGGTGGACCATCTATCGGGGTACTTCTTGATTTAGCTTTGGGAGATGATGCAGCAATTGCAGAAGAAGCTGCTAAAGTATTGAAGACGCAGGTGTTTTTATACGAAGCTGATACGGAAAGGTTAGAAAGTGCGATGAAAGCAGGAAGCCCTATAGCTAAAGAAGTTATTGAAAGTTACGCTAAAGCGGAATTCTTTACAAAGTTACCAGAGGTTGAAGAAGAAATTCAAATAGTAACTTTCATTGCAGGAGTAGGTGATATTTCTACAGATTTATTATCGCCAGGTGCAGATGCACACTCCAGATCAGATAGAGAATTACATGGTCAGTCTATTTTCGAGCACAATAAAGACATGCAAAAAGAGCTTTTAGCGCTTAAAGAACAACATCCAGATAAACGTGTTATGTTGGTTGCAGAAAAAGGAACCATGGGAGTAGGGTCTTCAAGAATGTCTGGTGTAAATAACGTAGCTTTATGGACAGGCGTTGAATCAAGTCCTTACGTACCATTCATAAACATTGCGCCAGTAATTGCAGGAACAAATGGAATTTCTCCAATCTTTTTAACCACTGTTGGCGTAACAGGAGGTATCGGTATCGATTTAAAAAACTGGGTAAAGCAAAAAGATGCCGAAGGAAATACTATTGTTGACGAAGATGGAGAACCAATTTTAAAACAAGAATATTCTGTTGAAACAGGAACCGTTCTTACCATTAATACAAAGACAAAGAAACTTTATAACGGAGACCAAGAATTAAAGGATATTTCTGCGGCATTAACGCCACAAAAAATGGAGTTCATTAAAGCAGGTGGATCTTATGCAGTTGTTTTCGGTAAAAAATTACAAACATTTGCGGCTAAAACATTAGGAATTGATGTGCCTCAAGTGTATGCTACTTCAAAAGAGATTTCTATTGAAGGACAAGGCTTAACAGCAGTAGAAAAAATATTCAATAAGAATGCTGTGGGAAGTACCCCAGGTAAAACATTACATGCCGGTTCAGATGTTCGTGTTGAAGTAAATATTGTAGGGTCTCAAGATACTACAGGATTAATGACGTCGCAGGAATTAGAGATGATGGCTGCCACAATTATTTCTCCAATTGTAGATGGTGCTTACCAGTCTGGGTGTCATACAGCGTCTGTTTGGGATGATAAGTCTAAAGCTAATATTCCAAAGTTAATGAAGTTTATGAACGACTTCGGGTTAATTACAGCACGTGATCCAAAAGGAGCATACCATGCTATGACCGATGTCATTCATAAAGTATTAAATGATATTACAGTAGGAGATTGGGATATCATTATTGGTGGAGATTCTCACACACGTATGTCTAAAGGAGTTGCTTTTGGAGCAGATTCAGGAACAGTAGCCTTAGCCTTGGCAACTGGTGAGGCTACTATGCCAATTCCACAGTCTGTAAAAGTAACGTTTAAAGGAAATATGAGAAGTTACATGGACTTCCGTGATGTGGTTCACGCTACACAACAACAAATGCTAAAGCAGTATGCTGGTGAAAACGTATTCCAAGGAAGAGTTATTGAGGTACATATTGGTACTTTAACCTCAGATCAAGCCTTTACATTTACAGATTGGACGGCAGAAATGAAGGCGAAAGCATCTATCTGTATTTCGGAAGACGAAACGCTAATCGAATCGTTAGAGATTGCTAGAGATCGTATCGAAATCATGATTAAAAAAGGCATGGATAACGATAAGCAGGTGTTGCAAGGCTTAGTTGATAAAGCTAATACGAGAATTCAAGAGGTGAAAACCGGAATTAAACCAGCTTTAAGACCAGACGCTAATGCTGAGTACTATGCAGAGGTTGTGATAGATTTGGATGAGATTGCAGAACCAATGATTGCGGATCCAGATGTAAACAACGAAGATGTTTCTAAGCGTTATACCCACGATACCATTAGACCATTATCTTATTATGGAGGCACTAAACAAGTAGATTTAGGATTTGTAGGATCTTGTATGGTTCACAAAGGCGATATGAAAATTTTAGCTCAAATGTTAAAGAACATTGAGGCGCAACAGGGTAAAGTTGAGTTTAACGCACCATTGGTAGTTGCACCACCGACATATAATATTGTTGACGAGTTAAAAGAAGAAGGCGATTGGGAAGTGTTACAAAAATACTCAGGTTTTGAATTTGATGATAATGCTCCAAAAGGATTAGCACGTACTAAATATGAAAACATGCTGTACCTAGAGCGTCCAGGATGTAACTTATGTATGGGTAACCAAGAAAAAGCTGAACCAGGTGATACTGTAATGGCTACATCTACACGTTTATTCCAGGGAAGGGTTGTTAAAGATTCTGGAGAGAAAAAGGGAGAGTCCTTATTATCATCAACACCAGTAGTAGTGTTGTCTACAATATTAGGTAGAACACCTACTATGGAAGAATATGAAAAGGCTGTTGAAGGCATCGTATTAACTAAATTCAAGCCATCGCAGAAACAGTTAGTAATGTAA
- a CDS encoding acyltransferase family protein, which translates to MKQRVFGLDLVRAIAIVMVVLSHVAWVIPKHRETLLDILSVFGVLGVEIFFVLSGFLIGRIIFRIYTSDDFSFSSMLHFWIRRWLRTLPNYYLVLLINIGVAVYIGMALPEGLWKYAFFIQNFSSETPGFFMESWSLSIEEFTYVLGPLLLFLTLFIKTRIPKPNMFLAITLLIILLFIITKIVYNFNEAERTLINWNNSLKSVVIYRIDAVYYGVLAAYISIVKNKLWKKIKYPAFGLGLLLFLGLNGLMFLGGVNIENNPFVWNVLYLPINSVIMLLMFPLLSQINTAPAIISRPVTFISITSYAIYVLHYSVILHLLQYFIPAINLSEFDVIVYIVVYLSLTILASYVLYKFFEHPMTRLRDSSFIKKRFV; encoded by the coding sequence ATGAAGCAAAGGGTTTTTGGCTTAGATTTAGTTAGGGCAATTGCCATAGTCATGGTTGTACTATCGCATGTGGCTTGGGTCATTCCTAAGCATAGAGAAACACTGTTGGATATACTGAGTGTTTTTGGAGTGCTTGGTGTAGAAATCTTTTTTGTTCTTAGTGGGTTTTTAATCGGTAGGATTATATTTAGAATATATACTTCCGATGATTTTAGTTTTTCAAGTATGCTCCACTTTTGGATTAGACGCTGGTTAAGAACATTGCCAAATTACTATCTGGTATTGCTCATTAATATTGGTGTAGCCGTTTATATTGGAATGGCACTGCCCGAAGGTTTGTGGAAATATGCTTTTTTTATACAGAATTTTTCTTCGGAAACACCTGGATTCTTTATGGAATCCTGGAGTTTGTCTATTGAAGAGTTCACCTATGTATTAGGTCCTCTGCTTTTGTTTTTAACCCTCTTTATAAAAACAAGGATTCCGAAACCCAATATGTTTTTAGCCATTACACTATTAATTATTCTTCTATTTATAATAACTAAAATAGTTTACAATTTTAACGAGGCAGAACGTACATTAATTAATTGGAATAATAGTCTTAAATCTGTTGTTATTTATAGAATTGATGCCGTTTATTATGGTGTTTTAGCAGCCTATATTTCGATTGTGAAAAATAAGCTTTGGAAGAAGATAAAATATCCCGCCTTTGGTTTGGGGTTACTTCTGTTTTTAGGGTTGAACGGATTAATGTTTCTGGGAGGCGTAAACATAGAAAACAATCCTTTTGTGTGGAATGTATTATACCTGCCAATTAACTCCGTTATTATGCTGTTAATGTTTCCTTTATTGAGTCAAATAAATACGGCACCAGCAATAATTTCAAGACCAGTTACCTTTATCAGTATTACTTCGTATGCAATTTATGTGTTGCACTATTCTGTGATATTACATTTACTTCAATACTTTATACCAGCTATTAATTTATCGGAGTTCGATGTTATAGTTTATATCGTAGTATATCTCTCTTTAACAATACTTGCTTCTTATGTGCTTTATAAGTTTTTTGAACACCCAATGACCAGGCTAAGAGATTCCAGTTTTATCAAAAAAAGGTTTGTTTAG
- a CDS encoding MauE/DoxX family redox-associated membrane protein: protein MTKRLLIRILLIISFVIPLMLSFPVWLSSRGFPTTPLFFKHLEFHYYIDLALLLIFCISAIWFLLKDMGSGGLCFFLIYVLLSVFDQTRIQPFYFEIVVIIFFYYAFRNNFNHFKIAFFLLMAGTYIWSGLHKMNGTFYEFWFEGLNKRIPFVPVFFRQVFTWLVPFLEASFGVALLFNKTRKWGIYLLAIMHTMVLITLTYAGVGFTVFPLNMINVILLFMLYRGFDWNIFKLKTHKSLKIRIIAFYALLLPALNLVGYYDHLLAFSYFSGKPSYCNIFFSSKDDRDKLPEKMQSIMREHEGKYYINVNEWSLIYVNLLCYPQDRVYLYLQDYIETFTGEHTTHLQYYKK from the coding sequence ATGACAAAACGATTACTGATTAGAATCTTATTAATTATCAGTTTTGTAATTCCGTTAATGTTAAGTTTTCCCGTATGGCTATCCAGCAGAGGGTTTCCCACAACACCACTATTTTTTAAGCATTTAGAGTTTCATTATTATATAGATTTAGCGCTATTGCTAATTTTTTGTATTTCGGCAATTTGGTTTCTTTTAAAAGATATGGGCAGTGGCGGGTTATGTTTTTTTCTTATTTACGTGCTGTTATCCGTTTTCGATCAAACTCGAATTCAACCCTTCTATTTTGAAATTGTAGTAATTATTTTCTTTTATTATGCATTCCGAAACAATTTTAATCATTTTAAAATTGCCTTTTTCCTGCTAATGGCAGGAACCTATATCTGGAGCGGTTTACACAAAATGAATGGTACTTTTTATGAGTTTTGGTTTGAAGGCTTAAATAAAAGAATACCATTTGTACCCGTTTTTTTCAGACAGGTTTTTACTTGGCTGGTGCCTTTTTTAGAAGCCTCATTTGGAGTAGCATTACTATTTAATAAAACCAGAAAATGGGGTATTTATTTGCTGGCAATCATGCACACCATGGTTTTAATAACCTTAACCTATGCAGGAGTAGGGTTTACGGTGTTTCCATTAAACATGATTAACGTGATATTGCTTTTTATGCTATATCGTGGGTTTGATTGGAACATATTTAAATTAAAGACTCATAAAAGTTTAAAAATACGAATCATTGCTTTTTATGCTTTACTATTACCAGCTTTAAACTTGGTTGGTTATTACGATCATTTGTTGGCATTTAGTTATTTTTCTGGAAAGCCATCGTATTGCAATATTTTCTTTTCAAGTAAAGATGATCGAGACAAGTTACCAGAAAAAATGCAAAGCATTATGAGGGAGCATGAGGGAAAATATTATATAAATGTAAATGAATGGAGTCTTATTTATGTAAATCTGTTATGCTATCCACAAGACCGTGTTTATTTGTATTTACAAGATTATATAGAAACTTTTACAGGAGAACATACTACCCATTTACAATATTATAAAAAGTAA
- a CDS encoding SCO family protein, giving the protein MKHFKFIVFLLVLSCQNDSKKLPVLSYKIDSSGNKAPYSITYSGFTNQLNKPFNSKNIDNKVFVSNFFFTHCPSICPPIRQKLIEVANTFKNDNDFIIISHTIDPENDSIPVLKSYAEATGIPNDKWQFLYADVNKAKAQANQFMTNFRAKKDGTDFYHSSYVSLVDKKQAIRGFYNILVSKEVTRLKGDISILLSE; this is encoded by the coding sequence ATGAAGCACTTTAAGTTTATTGTTTTTCTGCTTGTTTTAAGCTGCCAGAACGACTCAAAAAAACTCCCAGTTTTAAGTTATAAAATTGATAGCTCTGGTAACAAAGCACCTTATTCCATTACATACAGTGGATTTACAAATCAATTAAATAAGCCTTTTAATTCTAAAAATATTGATAATAAAGTATTTGTTTCAAATTTCTTCTTTACCCACTGCCCCAGTATTTGTCCGCCAATACGACAAAAACTAATAGAGGTTGCTAATACTTTTAAAAACGATAATGATTTTATAATTATTTCACATACTATCGATCCTGAAAACGATAGTATTCCCGTTTTGAAATCTTATGCCGAGGCCACTGGAATTCCAAACGACAAATGGCAATTTTTATATGCTGACGTTAATAAAGCCAAAGCTCAAGCCAATCAGTTTATGACCAATTTTAGAGCTAAGAAGGACGGTACCGACTTTTACCATAGTAGTTATGTGTCTTTAGTTGACAAAAAACAGGCCATAAGAGGATTTTATAATATTTTGGTTAGCAAAGAGGTTACACGGTTAAAGGGGGATATTTCTATTCTACTATCGGAGTAA
- a CDS encoding acyltransferase family protein — protein sequence MYINKHRIFGLDIIRALAILLVLCSHSTLLLFPNNTEFYITVVQFFGTVGVDLFFVLSGYLIGGILLKQINQGKTKFKDFLYFWIRRWFRTLPNYFLILVINILLFYFLHERVIESIAYFFVFLQNFSGPYPDFFTESWSLSIEEYAYILGPLILFLLIAFFKNISKKVLYITMLLVIIITITLLRINFHLNHDIVSHHDWSRHVRKVVIYRIDSIYYGFLAAFLAHAYYASWQYYKKMFFVLGSVLFLGIHSYIFLFKAQPENSQLFYNVFYLPLLSISLLFFFPFFSTWKTGKLFKNLITRISVLSYALYLINYSIVLLTIQYFIEVESKPIMVKLFILLAYWFLSFGLSHLLFKYFENPMTKLRDLKIFKQ from the coding sequence ATGTATATAAACAAGCATAGAATTTTTGGACTAGATATTATTAGAGCACTAGCTATTTTATTGGTGTTATGCTCACATTCTACACTCTTACTTTTTCCCAATAATACAGAATTTTATATTACCGTTGTTCAGTTTTTTGGAACCGTTGGCGTAGATCTTTTTTTTGTTTTAAGCGGTTACCTTATTGGGGGCATTTTGCTAAAGCAAATTAACCAAGGGAAAACAAAGTTTAAAGACTTCCTGTATTTTTGGATACGAAGGTGGTTTAGAACCCTGCCAAATTATTTTTTAATCCTTGTTATTAACATCTTACTCTTTTATTTTTTACATGAAAGAGTTATAGAAAGTATTGCTTACTTTTTTGTGTTTTTACAAAACTTTTCAGGCCCGTACCCAGATTTTTTCACAGAATCTTGGAGTTTATCTATCGAAGAGTATGCTTATATCTTGGGGCCTTTAATATTATTTCTGTTAATCGCCTTTTTTAAAAACATTTCAAAAAAGGTTCTATATATAACCATGCTGTTGGTAATAATAATAACAATAACGCTTTTGCGCATAAACTTTCATTTAAATCATGATATAGTTTCGCATCACGATTGGAGCAGACATGTTAGAAAAGTGGTTATTTATAGAATTGATAGTATTTATTACGGTTTCCTTGCAGCATTTTTAGCACACGCATATTATGCATCTTGGCAGTATTATAAAAAAATGTTTTTCGTATTAGGGAGCGTATTGTTTTTGGGGATACACAGCTATATTTTCTTGTTTAAAGCACAACCGGAAAATTCACAGCTGTTTTATAATGTGTTTTACTTGCCGCTATTATCAATAAGTTTACTGTTCTTTTTTCCTTTTTTTAGCACATGGAAGACCGGGAAACTTTTTAAGAACCTAATTACCAGAATTAGTGTTTTGTCTTATGCGTTGTACCTAATTAATTACTCGATAGTTTTACTAACCATTCAATACTTTATAGAGGTAGAAAGCAAACCAATAATGGTTAAACTATTTATTCTGTTAGCATATTGGTTTTTATCATTTGGGTTATCACACTTATTATTCAAATACTTTGAAAACCCGATGACGAAATTAAGAGACCTAAAGATTTTTAAACAATAG
- a CDS encoding AAA family ATPase — protein MSDVVAIEQFVKQYKNLKTEIAKVIIGQDAVVNQILISIFSGGHSLLIGVPGLAKTLMVNTIAQALGLDFKRIQFTPDLMPSDILGSEILDEERHFKFIKGPIFSNIILADEINRTPPKTQAALLEAMQERAVTVAGHHYKLSLPYFVLATQNPIEQEGTYPLPEAQLDRFMFAVYLDYPSFSEEVEVVKATTSDTKVKVNPLFTAQQIIDFQHLIRRIPVADNVIEYAVTMVAKTRPNEDTATDLVKTYIDWGAGPRASQNLILAAKTHAAINGKFSPDIENVQAVAYSILRHRLIKNYKAEAEGITEEEIIKSLF, from the coding sequence ATGTCAGACGTCGTTGCGATTGAACAATTCGTAAAACAATATAAAAATTTAAAAACTGAAATAGCCAAAGTAATCATTGGTCAAGATGCAGTAGTAAATCAAATATTAATCTCTATTTTTTCCGGCGGACATTCGCTTTTAATTGGAGTTCCCGGATTAGCAAAAACCTTAATGGTTAATACGATTGCACAGGCATTAGGATTGGATTTTAAACGTATTCAATTCACTCCAGATTTAATGCCAAGTGATATATTGGGTAGTGAGATTTTAGATGAAGAACGTCATTTTAAATTTATAAAGGGACCTATTTTTTCAAATATCATTTTAGCAGATGAAATTAATAGAACCCCACCAAAAACGCAGGCAGCACTTTTAGAAGCTATGCAAGAAAGAGCCGTAACCGTTGCCGGTCACCATTATAAATTAAGCTTACCATATTTTGTTTTAGCAACACAAAACCCTATTGAGCAAGAAGGAACCTATCCATTACCCGAAGCGCAATTAGACCGTTTTATGTTTGCTGTTTACTTGGACTATCCTTCTTTTAGCGAGGAAGTAGAGGTTGTTAAAGCAACGACTAGCGATACCAAAGTAAAAGTGAATCCGCTATTTACAGCACAACAAATAATCGATTTTCAACATCTTATTCGTCGTATCCCAGTAGCAGATAATGTTATTGAGTATGCGGTAACTATGGTAGCTAAAACAAGACCAAACGAAGATACCGCTACAGATTTGGTTAAAACCTACATAGATTGGGGAGCAGGGCCAAGAGCTTCTCAAAATTTAATTTTGGCAGCTAAAACACATGCCGCTATAAATGGTAAGTTCTCTCCGGATATTGAAAATGTTCAAGCCGTAGCTTATAGTATTTTAAGACATAGACTTATTAAAAACTATAAAGCAGAAGCAGAAGGCATCACAGAAGAAGAAATCATTAAGAGTCTATTCTAA
- a CDS encoding peptidylprolyl isomerase codes for MKHISALCMALLLVNVMSAQEIIEEEVKVKEEVVKKVDSTKSQNAKKVDGVAAVVGDFIILESDVPKKREQIKAAGGSIDGVTDCELLGSLLEDKLYEHHAIQDSIQVSDAEIRQEVDYTIQQFLQQKPDIDELVKFYKQEDEKGLRDYIFEVIKGNKLSAKMQAKIVEEVEVTPEEVRIFFDKIPEDERPFFGTELKVAQIVAKPKVSQQEKQKVIDRLKQIKADVVESGTSFRSKVVLYGQDPGMVESGYIYTLNRKKPRMVKEFRQVAFSLQEGEVSDPFETEFGYHIIYCEKIRGQEYDVSHVLLFPKVSDEAVKEAKDRLEELRKRIVGGDISFADAAKQYSDEKETRGDGGQLINPRTQDYNFDLTKMGPEQYSQIQNLKDNEVSQVLTEQDRKGNVSFKIMRVTDRIDEHKATYARDFMKIKDLALTEKKIKAIEKWQEGKILDTYIKISGTYRDCEFSGNWLKK; via the coding sequence TTGAAACACATATCAGCTTTATGCATGGCTTTACTATTGGTAAATGTTATGTCTGCGCAGGAGATTATTGAAGAAGAGGTAAAGGTTAAAGAAGAAGTCGTTAAAAAGGTAGATTCAACAAAATCTCAAAACGCTAAAAAGGTTGATGGTGTTGCAGCTGTTGTAGGTGATTTTATTATTTTAGAATCTGACGTACCTAAAAAACGTGAGCAGATTAAAGCAGCAGGAGGTTCGATAGACGGTGTTACAGATTGTGAGTTGTTAGGATCTTTACTTGAAGATAAGTTATATGAACATCATGCCATACAAGATAGTATTCAGGTATCTGATGCAGAGATAAGACAAGAAGTCGATTATACAATTCAGCAATTCTTACAGCAAAAGCCAGATATTGACGAACTTGTAAAGTTTTATAAGCAAGAAGATGAAAAAGGTTTAAGAGACTATATATTCGAAGTTATTAAAGGAAACAAGCTTTCTGCGAAGATGCAAGCTAAGATTGTAGAAGAGGTTGAAGTAACGCCAGAGGAGGTTCGAATATTTTTTGATAAAATACCAGAAGACGAACGCCCTTTCTTTGGTACCGAGCTTAAAGTGGCCCAAATTGTAGCCAAGCCAAAAGTATCTCAACAAGAAAAGCAAAAGGTTATTGATCGTTTAAAACAAATTAAAGCCGATGTGGTAGAAAGCGGAACAAGCTTCCGTTCTAAAGTAGTGCTTTACGGGCAAGATCCGGGGATGGTTGAATCGGGCTATATTTATACATTGAACAGGAAAAAGCCTAGAATGGTAAAAGAGTTTAGGCAAGTCGCTTTTTCGCTTCAGGAAGGCGAGGTATCCGATCCTTTCGAAACGGAGTTTGGCTATCATATTATATATTGTGAAAAAATTAGAGGACAGGAATACGATGTAAGTCATGTATTGTTATTCCCTAAAGTGTCCGATGAAGCCGTAAAAGAGGCAAAAGATCGTTTAGAAGAATTAAGAAAGCGTATTGTTGGTGGTGATATATCGTTTGCAGATGCAGCAAAGCAATATAGTGACGAAAAAGAAACCCGAGGAGATGGTGGGCAACTTATTAACCCGAGAACTCAAGATTATAATTTTGATTTAACGAAAATGGGACCAGAGCAGTACTCCCAAATTCAAAATTTAAAGGATAATGAAGTGAGTCAGGTTTTAACAGAACAAGATCGTAAAGGAAATGTTTCGTTTAAAATTATGAGGGTTACAGATAGAATAGATGAGCATAAAGCAACTTACGCACGAGATTTTATGAAAATTAAAGATCTGGCGCTTACAGAAAAGAAAATTAAAGCTATTGAGAAGTGGCAAGAAGGAAAAATATTAGATACATACATAAAAATTAGTGGAACATATAGAGATTGTGAATTTTCCGGTAATTGGTTAAAAAAGTAA
- a CDS encoding peptidylprolyl isomerase, translating into MGDKIIIFFLLLTVLSCNFFKKTEGQIPVARVNETYLYYEDIKDLVSEGTSKEDSLLVVQNFINRWATQQLFVDGAILNLNEEKQEEFNKLTVQYKNDLYTKAYIEALIKRSIDTVVNKSEAQEYYKNNKEVFKLNEELIKFRYIHVDEDIIDFKSIKEKFKRYNQEDKKELDSISIQFKSYSLNDSIWIKLNQIVDKIPVVTAENKSQLLKKSNFLQLKDSLGVYLMQINDVLLRNDNAPLEYVKPTIDQIVINKRKLELIRELEKDITKDAIKNKQFEIYD; encoded by the coding sequence GTGGGGGATAAAATCATTATATTTTTTTTATTATTAACAGTATTGTCGTGTAATTTTTTTAAAAAAACAGAAGGACAGATTCCTGTTGCCAGGGTAAATGAAACATATTTATATTATGAAGACATTAAGGATCTGGTATCTGAGGGGACATCGAAAGAAGACAGTTTACTTGTAGTACAGAATTTTATTAATCGCTGGGCAACACAACAGTTATTCGTAGATGGCGCAATACTTAATTTAAATGAAGAAAAACAAGAAGAATTTAATAAACTAACAGTACAGTATAAAAACGATTTATACACCAAGGCATACATAGAAGCCTTAATAAAAAGGAGTATAGATACTGTAGTTAATAAAAGTGAAGCTCAGGAATATTATAAAAATAACAAGGAAGTTTTTAAACTAAATGAAGAACTTATAAAATTTCGTTACATACATGTAGACGAAGATATTATAGACTTTAAAAGCATTAAAGAAAAGTTTAAACGTTATAATCAAGAAGATAAAAAGGAGTTGGATTCCATATCGATACAGTTTAAATCCTATTCATTAAATGACTCTATATGGATAAAACTAAATCAAATAGTAGACAAGATTCCGGTTGTAACTGCCGAAAATAAAAGTCAACTGTTAAAAAAATCTAATTTTTTACAACTCAAAGATTCATTAGGAGTATATTTGATGCAAATTAATGATGTTTTATTGAGAAATGACAATGCTCCTCTCGAGTATGTTAAACCTACCATAGATCAAATAGTTATTAATAAAAGGAAGCTTGAGCTTATTAGGGAATTAGAAAAAGATATAACAAAAGATGCTATTAAAAATAAACAATTTGAAATTTACGATTAA